Genomic DNA from uncultured Desulfuromusa sp.:
CGGCTGCCGTTATGGGACTATTTAATGGCTTACTCCTTTCCGGGGTGGCTATGAGCCTGGCAGGATCGAGTGCGCCTGCCTCTGGTGGTGAGCATCTGGTATCACATTTTTGGGATATGCGTGAAGTCATAACCGGGAGAGAACCGGAACTGCACGGATTACAGGTTGGTGTCGGAATTATTCTCTCAACGGCTTGTTATCAGCGTCTCAGGCAATTAGATGCAGCAGAATTGCAATCACAGGCAGATCAGGTGTTTGCAGCAACAGCGGCACAGATTCCGGCCATCTGGGGCCCCTATGCGGCAGAAGTTGATAAACAATTTCAAAACAAGCGGCAGGCGCTCAAGCAGTTTGATACTCTTTTGCCACAAAAGTGGGATGCGTTACAGGACCTTTTTCAGCAAGTTCAGCCGCCGGAGTATTTTGCCGAGCTGTTTGCCCGAACCGGCGCTCCTTTTAATCTTAGCGCCTTCCGCTTGACGGAAGAGGAATTTATTCTTGCAGCGCTGAACAGTCGGGCCATACGTGAACGGATTACCGTTCTCGATCTGGCGGCAAATGCCGGAGTTCTGGAAGCGGCCACTGAGGATGCTCTTCTGCTATTGCGGTAGAGGGTCCATTGGTGAGTCATCTTAGAGAAAACCAAAGAAAGCAAGATGGATGGCGAGCGGGTGATAAGTCCATACTGAAGCGGATTGAAACGATATCAATAAAAACAATAAAAGCGGGTTGTCATCAGATATGAGCAACCCGCTTTCCTGTTTTTTGGTGGTCGATATTTTGTTGCAGAGCCGTTTACTATTTTATTGATGAAAATACATTTTCTCTTTATTCAATTTATAGCTCCATGGCAGCCCGGAATTTTTCCAGCCGTTTTTTAACCGCCAGTTTTTCCGTTCACCATCTTTAATTTTGTCTCCTTCAAAACCGTCAGTCACAACATAAATCTGCTTATATCCTTTATTTTCAAGAGATTTGGTGGCTGGAGCTCCACGGGTTCCACCAGAGCGGCACATCAAGACAATCGGAGAATCTTTTGTGAGCCCACGTTCTGACAATGCAGCAGCAATATCCTGTTCAAAATTGGGATTGAGTTCCACCAGAAAAACCGACTTTTTTTCATTCCAGACATTGCGATTGGCTATCTTAAAAGGGATATTTATATCTACGATATCAGTAAAACCGGTAAACATGATTTCAATTGGATCACGTACATCGATAAAAAGCATCCGGTTGCCCAGTTTCTGTTTCATTGCATAGGCTTCTTTTGAGTCAACATACAAATTCCAAGCAGTCTGTTTTTTAGGGTCATTCGGCTTTTCTGCAGCAGAGGCCGCAACAATACCGATGTAGGTAACAAGAATAAGGAGAAGAAAAATCTTCCGTTTCATAAAGCTTTTCCTTTCTGAAAACGATATCATAATAAAAAGGGAAAATTGATAAACCTGACTAATATAGTCATATATAAATATTCTGATGTCAATATATTTATGGCGCTGTTGAGTGATTTATAAAATTTCGATCCAACGTTAATAAACGGAGAGGTTTCCATGCAGAAAAAACTACCTCTATTTCTGTTGATCATTGTTCTTCTCGCCTTAGGGGTTTCTCTTTATCAGCCCTATGACCAACTGACCTGGTTTTTGGAAACCGTGCCGGTGATGATTGGTGTGGTTCTGATTCTGCTGCTTTGGCGCAACTTTCCTCTGACGCCTCTCCTTTGTTGTTTTCTCAGTCTGCATGCTTTGATTTTGATTCTCGGCGGCCACTATACCTACGCCAGGGTTCCACTCGGATTCTGGTTGCAGGATCTTTTTGATTTCAGCCGCAACCATTATGACCGTATCGGTCATTTTGCCCAGGGATTTGTTCCTGCTATTCTTGCCCGCGAGATCCTGCTACGCTGTTCACCCCTTGTTCCGGGTAAGTGGCTGTTCCTGTTGGTGACCAGTGTGTGTTTGGCGTTCAGTGCGTTTTATGAAATGCTGGAGTGGTGGACAGCATTATTTTCGGGAGATGCGGCCACCGCTTTTCTGGGAACCCAGGGAGATATCTGGGACACCCAGTGGGATATGTTTTTTGCCTTTATCGGGGCAATGACGGCGCAATTGTTATTAGGTCGCCGGCATAATCGACAGCTGAAGGAGATTGCTCCGGAAATCAGAGCAAAATTTTTCTGACAGGAAGCGCAGACTGATCGCTGGACGTCACTGCGTTTATCGCTTTTTTTTAGAGGAGAGGGGGGAGTCATCCTCAAGCAGGGAAAAGTCGATTCGCCTGCGCCAGAGTTCAACCTTTGTGACCTTGACTTTGACGCGCATCCCTACCCTGAATTCGGTCCGGCGACGTTCACCGATCAGCGTCAGGGAGATTGGATCAAAATGGTAATAATCGTGCTGTAAAGAACGTACGTGGACCAGTCCCTCAACATAGAGATCATCCAGTTCGACAAAAAAACCGAATTCAGTGACCGATGAGATAGTGCCGGTCAACTCTTCATCTAATCTTTTGCTCATTACCTGACAGCAGCGCAAATCCACCAGATCACGTTCTGCCCGCATCGCCCGTCGTTCTTTGGCGGAACAATCAAGGCCAAGTTTGCTCAGCTGACTCTTGGATAATGATTCTGATTTGGATTGGTCGGCTATCGCCAGCTTCAGAATCCTATGGATAATCAGATCAGGATAACGACGTATCGGCGAAGTAAAGTGGCAATAACAATCGGTTGCGAGGCCGAAATGACCGCTGTTGATCGGTGAATAACAGGCTTGTTGTAAGCTCCGCAGCAGTTGTTGGTTGACGAGCCGGGCTTCGGGTTTTTCGGCGATATCGACCAGAAGCTGCTGGAGTGATTTTTGTATTTTTTTCCCCAGAACCAGCCCCACCCCACACTCGGCGGCAAGTTGTTGCAGCTCCTGCAGTTTTAACAGGTCGGGCTCTTCATGGATGCGGTAGAGCATGTCCCAGCCTTTTCCGGTCAAATAGTCGGCGACTGCTTCGTTGGCGGCCAACATGAATTCTTCGATCAGACGATGAGCCATGGTGCGTTCAGTTTTTTTCAGGTCCAGCGGATGACCATCCTCGTCCAACAAGATTTGGACCTCAGGGAGATCCATATCGAGGCTGCCCCGCAGCTGACGCTTTTGAGCAAGAGCTTCGGTCAGATCAACCATTTGCAGCAGCTGTGGGATCAGACTGGGGTCCAGGTCCGATTGCTCCGGGGTCTCCAGACAAACCGAAACCTGAGTATAGGTCAGACGTGCATGGCTACGCATGACTGCCGGATAAAACTTGGAATCAAGGCGGGTACCATCCTTGGAAAACAGGAGCTCAGCGGTCATCACCAGCCGATCTTCATCCGGGTTGAGTGAGCAGATACCATTGCTCAGGGCGGCGGGGAGCATGGGCAGACAAAAACCGGGGAAGTAGACACTGGTGCCACGATCCATGGCATCAAGATCGAGCGGTGATTGTGGCGCGACATAGTAAGAAACATCAGCAATACAAACCCAGAGTTTGCTGGTCCCATCTGCTTGTTGTTGCAGGGTTACGGCATCGTCAAAATCCTTTGCGGTTTCTCCATCTATAGTTATCAGAGGCAAATGGCGCAAATCAACGCGCTGGGCGATCTCTTTAGGATCGATGTCGGTGGCTGTTGCTTCGGCCTGAGCTAGAGCAGCACTGGAAAAGAGGTGAGGTAAGTCATGACTGCGGATAACTGTCTCAATATCGACCTGTGGATTGTTCGCTGCGCCAATAACCTCGGTGATCTCACCTTTTGCTGCCATATCACCTTGAGCGTATTGGTTGATCTCAACTGCGACGATCTCACCGGGATTGATCTCGTTGTTTCTGGTGACGAGAATCTGTCCCCCCAGCTTTTTGTTTAACGGCCATACCTGAGCTCTTTTGCCCCGCAGCTGGTAAAAACCGATCACCTGTTTGTGTGCCCGCTGCAAAATTTTAACAACTTTCGCGTAAGGCCGCCGGTCACGAATTGATACATGACAGCTGACCAGCACCTGATCGCCATCCATGGCACTGCCGATGTGTCGTGCCGGAATGAATAAATCCTCCTGTTGGTTCTCATTGGGACGTAAAAAACCATACCCTTTTTCGGCAAGGGAAAAGACGCCTTCAATAGTATGTAATTGCTGTTGAAATAGACGGTAGCCACCGCGATGTTCTTGCAGGGTGCGCTTTCGGGTCAATTGTTCCAGAGCATTGGTTAACAGTTTTCGTTCTCGACCACGCAAGCCTAAACGGTCGGCAATTTCGCGGCATGTCAGGGCATGTTTTTTTCTATGACCAAGCAGGTCAATAATTTTATCTTCTATAGATCGCATGGTTTTTATTCTATATGAAATTGAGGAAGATAAATGAAAAAAGAATCGATTCCGTCAATGATCTTATCATGAGGGCGGAGGAAAAAAATTGAAACAGTCTGCATGGGGTTATTGAGGAAACTTTGATTCGGAGGTAGTCGTTGCAGCGCGGTATAATTTCTTGATTTCGAAGATGAGCAGTGCTAAAACTGTTTGCCGTATCTCAGAAAATAACAACGTCGGGGCGTAGCGCAGCTTGGTAGCGCACCTGCTTCGGGAGCAGGGGGTCGGAGGTTCAAATCCTCTCGCCCCGACCATTTTTCAAGCACTTAGCGGTTTTCGCTGAGTGCTTTTTTTGTGATTATTTCAGACAATTTCAGACATTGACCGGTATATATTAGCCCATACCGAACTTTGCCAGAATCCCAGCGATTGGGCCCTTGTTTGAAGATCCAAGCCGGTTCTGCTGTTCCTTTTTCAAATCACCAAAATACTTAGTCAGTACGCCTGCAGGGACCCCCGTCAACGTGCCGAAAACTGTCCACAAAACAGGGTTGCGCATTTGTTCCGGATAAATGAAGCACCACACTGTGAAGGCAAGGATTTCGAAGCAAAGAACCTGCGCCATCATATAGGCGATCTTTGGCCGGGTGGATTGTCCGTCGGCTGCGCACATGGCTTTATAACGATCTGTCCAGCCTTCTTCCTGAGCAATCTCCAGATCGATCTGCTTTTCAAACAGGCTGGCCCGCTGTTCTGCCGGCAGGCTATCAACTGCGCTGATCACGTCTCCACCGGTCGCTGTCTCCGGAAGTTTTTTATCCTCCGGTAAAAAAGCGTTGACCAGCTCGATCGCCGCTGATCCTCCCGGAACAAACGACGCCGCCACCGATGCGAACGGTTTTAGAGTGGTTAGAATTTCTTTGAACTTCATGCCGCTGCCTCCATGTCCTGGACTGTGATAAATATCTGCTCGCCGCGATCAAGGGCCAACAGGACCAGCTGGTACAGATCGGTATAGGCCTCGACCGAGCGACCGATCGTGTGCTCGTGCCGGCGGACCGAGGTTGAATAGCCAACCAGAATACAACCATCTGTGTGATCGTCGGTGTTGCCTGTGTGAATATAAATCCACTCAAACCCGGGAACGTCCTGCAGATGAAGCATCCCCCGGTGGAACTGGTATTTTTTTGCGTATTTCTTTGTCAGTCCACCTTCATTCCGCAGTTTTATTTCATAGCGTCCAGCGGGGATCCTGGTCTCTCCTGAGATTTTGACAACGCGGCCCTCGTCCTCCAGGGCATAACCAAAAAACTCACCATTGACCAGCAACAGGTCGCCAGTTGAATCACTGCCATGGCCGTATCGATACAGAGTTAATTCCATTTGTCCCTCCTATTGAATCCCCAGGGCGTTCATGACCCTGAAAATATGTTTGCCAACTCCGACCCGCTCACCATCCACAGAGATAATGACAAGGACTTCGCGATCTTCATAAAGATTCTCCTGATTCACTATTGCTGTTGCTTCAGCGGGAAGAACCAGGACATCTTCCGGGCCAGCGGGAATAAATCCTGTAGGGCCCATGATCCTGGTTTTGGTTGCAACATCAGTGACGATATATTCTGCCGTCAGCGGTTGAGTTGGATCGCCATTGGCCTTGAGAAACTGCATAGGGACATCAACCGTGGTCCCTTCGTTATATCGATTCATTTCAGGCTCCATAAAGATAACCCGGGGGGCCATCGTACTGATCAACACTGCCGCCGCTGATGTCTCCCCGAGAATGATTGTGATCTGTTGCCTGGCGTCTTCAATGCTGGCCAGCAGATCCGCCAGAAAAGCAACCTGGTTACTGATCGATGCTTTTAAATCAACATGCCCTTGCATGGCATTTGAAACCGCCGCCAAGGTATCGATAGATAAGCTATACGCAATGCCGTTGCTGACGGTTGCCAGGGTATCAACCAACGTGACTAGTTGATGACTGACCGCTGCCGACAGGTCAGCTTGTCCTGTGAACTGGTTGCTCACGCTGGCAAGCAAATCAATGCTGAGGGAATATTCTCCCGATTGACTGACCACAGCTAACAGATCGGCTAATATTTCGATCTGATTGCTGACGGTTTCTGAGATGTCAGAGCGCCCTTCGATTAGATTGGAGACCTTACCGAGAGTATCGATCAACTGCCGGCGCTGATGACTGACCGCTGCTTTGGTATCAAAATCAATACTCACCTGGTTGCTGATCAGCGCCTGCAGATCAACCGGAAGAGAAAACTGATTACTGACTCTGGCCAATAAATTATAATTTACTGAAATTAATGCAGAGGTTGGTACGGTCGTAAAATCACGCACAACAGACCAATCTATTGCATTTTCCGGAGCTGTCGTAAAATCACGCACATCAGACCATAGCAGACTCTGAGGAATAACCTCATCAAACAGCGCCAGCATAATAGTTTTGTCAGAGAGACTAACGTCAGTTGCTGCTGATAAATCAAGGCTATTAATGTCGTAACCTTGAGCATCAAGCACTGTCAGCGCAACCATTAAGTTTCCGGTTGCCGTGTAATGGTAGGGGTCTGTTTCATAAGATTGATACCATACATCAGCTGGTGTCAGTGCCGACTGCAGCAGCTTTATTTTTGCGTCGACATCGCAAACAACCACAGTTATCCCCTGTCCTGCCAACACAGAAACAGAGGTCAATAATTGAGCGTTATAATCAGTCCAGTCCCTGTAGTTGTCGGCCTCTCTGTTGAATGAAAATGCGCTCTCATAGCTGATAACAGCACCTGGAGAGTTGGCCGCAACCCCAGACATAGCAGACTCAAATGTTGCTCCCCATTCTGCTGCAGTTAGCTGTCCGTCAAGCTCTTGATTTCCAGACTCTTGAAAATGCACCCACGAAAGCAGAGCGCGGTCAGCATAAGACAAGTATCTTGCATAACTATCTGCTAAACTGCATCCACCAACGCCAGAACGATAAACACTCTGTCCCGCAGCTCCAAACGCCGTGTTTATAGCCTCTGGGGATGAATGACATGGCCCCTCTGGTGCGCGCCCTGATGTTTGACTATCCCCCCAAAATCCCCAGGCCAAACCAACATCAGCCACGGTTTAAAACTCAATCCAGACACAACGTATTGCATCATAGTCTTCAGTTTCTACCCATGT
This window encodes:
- a CDS encoding DUF2238 domain-containing protein, translating into MQKKLPLFLLIIVLLALGVSLYQPYDQLTWFLETVPVMIGVVLILLLWRNFPLTPLLCCFLSLHALILILGGHYTYARVPLGFWLQDLFDFSRNHYDRIGHFAQGFVPAILAREILLRCSPLVPGKWLFLLVTSVCLAFSAFYEMLEWWTALFSGDAATAFLGTQGDIWDTQWDMFFAFIGAMTAQLLLGRRHNRQLKEIAPEIRAKFF
- a CDS encoding rhodanese-like domain-containing protein, which produces MKRKIFLLLILVTYIGIVAASAAEKPNDPKKQTAWNLYVDSKEAYAMKQKLGNRMLFIDVRDPIEIMFTGFTDIVDINIPFKIANRNVWNEKKSVFLVELNPNFEQDIAAALSERGLTKDSPIVLMCRSGGTRGAPATKSLENKGYKQIYVVTDGFEGDKIKDGERKNWRLKNGWKNSGLPWSYKLNKEKMYFHQ
- the rnr gene encoding ribonuclease R encodes the protein MRSIEDKIIDLLGHRKKHALTCREIADRLGLRGRERKLLTNALEQLTRKRTLQEHRGGYRLFQQQLHTIEGVFSLAEKGYGFLRPNENQQEDLFIPARHIGSAMDGDQVLVSCHVSIRDRRPYAKVVKILQRAHKQVIGFYQLRGKRAQVWPLNKKLGGQILVTRNNEINPGEIVAVEINQYAQGDMAAKGEITEVIGAANNPQVDIETVIRSHDLPHLFSSAALAQAEATATDIDPKEIAQRVDLRHLPLITIDGETAKDFDDAVTLQQQADGTSKLWVCIADVSYYVAPQSPLDLDAMDRGTSVYFPGFCLPMLPAALSNGICSLNPDEDRLVMTAELLFSKDGTRLDSKFYPAVMRSHARLTYTQVSVCLETPEQSDLDPSLIPQLLQMVDLTEALAQKRQLRGSLDMDLPEVQILLDEDGHPLDLKKTERTMAHRLIEEFMLAANEAVADYLTGKGWDMLYRIHEEPDLLKLQELQQLAAECGVGLVLGKKIQKSLQQLLVDIAEKPEARLVNQQLLRSLQQACYSPINSGHFGLATDCYCHFTSPIRRYPDLIIHRILKLAIADQSKSESLSKSQLSKLGLDCSAKERRAMRAERDLVDLRCCQVMSKRLDEELTGTISSVTEFGFFVELDDLYVEGLVHVRSLQHDYYHFDPISLTLIGERRRTEFRVGMRVKVKVTKVELWRRRIDFSLLEDDSPLSSKKKR
- a CDS encoding DUF5675 family protein; its protein translation is MELTLYRYGHGSDSTGDLLLVNGEFFGYALEDEGRVVKISGETRIPAGRYEIKLRNEGGLTKKYAKKYQFHRGMLHLQDVPGFEWIYIHTGNTDDHTDGCILVGYSTSVRRHEHTIGRSVEAYTDLYQLVLLALDRGEQIFITVQDMEAAA